The Miscanthus floridulus cultivar M001 chromosome 6, ASM1932011v1, whole genome shotgun sequence genomic interval CATATGAGAACTTCGGTGTATTCAGTCGCCTAGCACAGGGCTTTTTCCTTTTTTAAAAATGAATATACTAGTTTTTCCCTTTTTTCCAACATGAATATAATAGTTATATGGACAATAAACTTAAAGACGGGTTCACTTTAGGAAGAAGACCCGGCAGCTATTGCGTCAAGACCATGAGAGTCTAGGGACCTAAAAGAGAAACGGCACCCGTAACATCCTGCCATACGTTACGTAATTTTGCAGGCCGGCTGGTGGCAGACGAGCAAAAACGGCTGCCTAATTTTAATGGCCGCCTCGCTAAAGACGAGGGGCGGCGGCGAGGAGAGGACAGACAGTCAAACCGCTCGCTGACTGCGCCGAGTTTTATTCCCTCTCGCCGCTCCACCACTCGCGCTGGGCTTTCCCCCTGCCTGCTGCCCTTTTTTAACCCTCCCGGCTGCCTATAAATGCCGCCCCCTCCCGTCGCCTTATCCTAGACGCCACACACACCCCCTTGCCCACACCATCTCGCTGAGCCGGAAGACCCGCGCACACACGCCACTTGTAACACCATGGCGCCCCGGGTGGCGGACAAGTCGCCGTTGCCGCCGGCCACCGGCCTCGGACTGGGCGTTGGCGGAGGAGTCGGAGGCGTGGGCTTGCGCCCACACTACAGAGGCGTGAGGAAGCGCCCCTGGGGACGTTACGCCGCGGAGATCCGCGACCCTGCCAAGAAAAGCCGCGTGTGGCTGGGCACGTACGACACGGCCGAGGAGGCCGCCAAGGCCTACGACGCCGCCGCCCGCGAGTTCCGAGGCCCCAAGGCCAAGACGAACTTCCCGTTCGCGTCCCagtgccccgccgccgccgccggtgctggTAGCCCCTGCAGCAACTGCCCTGTGGACtcgagcggcggcggctgtggcgtCCAGGCGCCTATGCAGTCCATGCCGCTGCCTCCGGCCCTCGATCTCGATCTCTTCCATCGGGCGGCCGCCGTCAACGCGGTCTCCGCCGGCGGCATGCGGTTCCCTTTCAAGGGCTACCCCGTCGCGCGCCCGACCCCGCACCAGTACTTCTTCTACGAGCAGGCAGCGGCAGCCGCGGCCGGCTACCGGATGCTCAAGGTCGCCCCACCGCCGGTTACCGTGGCCGCCGTCGCGCAGAGTGACTCCGACTCCTCGTCTGTGGTTGATCACACTCCTTCGCCTCCCGCTTTGACGGCAAAGAAGGAGGTGGGCTTCGAACTGGATCTGAACTGGCCGCCGCCGGCAGAGAACTAGGCACGCCGGGAGTTTTTAGCTGACGACTTTCTTTTTCCCTTCTGGCTTCATCAAGAATGTTACTTCTGGTTGTTTGGTCCTGTATTCTTGTTCTGTAGACTATGAGATGGGGAGCCTtgtaaatagttttttttttccgcCGAGACGGAAATGATCTGAGATCTGTTCGTCTGTCTGGGCAGATCAAGCCGGCGTTGATATGGGCTTAAACCATGGAGTATTGATTAGTGTAATTCCTAAGTACTTGAGAATATATTTGTTGACGAAAAGAATGACCCAAAGAAATCTGTCTGGAAAAGCTTCAGACGTTTCCTTCCGATCTTTCCATTCAAGAAAAGGtgtctaggccttgtttagattgcaagttttttgaaCCCAAATTTTTTCATCCAAAATGGTTCAAAATCTGACATCCAAAGGGGTGGAAAACTTTTCATAGCACTGTTTACCCTGCCAAAGCAATAATGGACTAAAAGACACAAGTAGCACTATTAAATGCATTTGGAGGGATGCTTGCTGCCAGGCTCATCCTTGCATGCGCATGCATGCAAATCCATGCATGCTGCATGCTGCCTGCTGTTCCTTGCCTGCTCTCGCATGCAAATCCATACATGCAGCCACAAAGGTCTCCATTGTCCCAGGCACAATGCAGTAGAGGAAATCCAAAATTATTAGAACATTCAAATATTATTACAGTCCGAAAATCATTTTACAGTCCTCAAATATTACATTGCATGTACCCAAATGTTACAGTCGTCAAATATTACAGTCCTTAAGCAACATTATTACAAGTCCAAACCGCAATCAAACAATTACAACTCACAAGTTATCAAACATACACATGTATCAATATCTATTAAACAGCCTGTTGGCAATGCTGTCACGAAAGGCATTCATCTGTTCACGATCTGCGCTATCAGGGGCAGGCTCTGTTTCTGGCTGATGAAGATAGGCTTCAGCCGGCACAAAGTTAAGATGATGATCTAGGTGCTGGAAGTCCACATCAAATTGCCTACTCAACCTTATGAAGTTATGCAAAGCAACACAAGCAACTATAATCTGCGTTTGTGTTTGAGGAGGATAGGCAGGGATACTCAACAATATGCGCCACTTCATCTTCAAGACGCCAAAGGCCCTTTCAATCACATTCCTAAGAGATGAGTGTGCATAATTGAATATCTCCTGTTTACCTCGAGGTTCTCCGGCGTTTTGAAAGTCTTGAATATGGTACTTCGTTCCCTTGTAAGGAGCAAGGTACCCGGGACGGTTTGGGTAGCCGGCATCCACCAAGTAAAACATCCCTACACCACCAAGTACCTGTAATTGTTAAATGTTTCAATTAGAAATGTCAAATGTACTACCACCTAGTTGTCTACCTTCAGGTGGGTGAGGGAAGTCATCCTTGAATGTTGTCATGGCATCCTCGAACACTCTTGTGTCATGGGCAGACCCCGGCCATCCCGCAAGGAGAAAAGTAAAAATCATGTCAAAGTCGCAAGCAGCCATCACATTCTGAGTTGTGATGCCCTTGCGACACAAGTGCTGCACAAACTTATCTTGTGGCACCAAAACAGGGAAGTGGCTGCCATCTATAGCTCCTATGCACCTCTTGAATTCAGGATAGAAGCGTCGGTTCCTCACCCTAGGATGCATTGTACTAAATTTTGGGTCCACAGGTTTAATGATATCATTACCAAGTGCAACAACACAGGGCAGCACTCTATAGAACATGTTGTGGACTGTGCCTAGTGACCTCTCAAATCTATCATCAGCTTGCCTATATGATTGTGGAGCACCAACCATCCAAAGGAACATACCTAAAGCCTCAGTTGAGGTGGACTTTTTTGTGTCTTTGAGGTCATACTCATCAGTCAATACCTTGTGCAGTCTATAGAACATATCTGGGGTGATTCTAAACATGTTGTAACAGGCAGTTTCATTTGCTAGTTTATGTTCTACCCAGTCCAGCCCAGTCATCTTTGGCACCCTATAGTATGCCCTATTGTAGTACTTTTGCATGTGAATGGCATACTGGGACGTACCATATACGATTGCAGTTTCTTCTTCGATGTCATCAAAGAATAAGCTGAAGAAGTCCTCCTCCCACTgtgcatcatcatcgtcatcgtcatcctcatcaACGGCCGGACCAGCAGGTTGAGCAGCCCCCTGCACACATGAAACAAACAAATGAACACAAATCAGTTCTAATTCCCAGGGAACAACATACACAGGGCAGCAGTTCCTCAAATCCAACAGCACTGACTCCAGAAACAAACATTATGGCTAAATTTAGACATCACAAGCGAAGATCACAAATCACTTAGTTGCTGCCAACAAGTTCGACAACACAACATACAAATGACAGACGTAGTTCAACCAACATGCATCACAGACTTAGTACACGAGGTTCATGACACAAACACAAGACAAATGCATTATTAAGAGGGTCTAGTTAATGACCCCGGCATAGTGCTTAATGATGGCCATCCTTCCTTTTGCTTCTGACTTGATAAACATTCTCATAGCAGCTTCGTTTTGGGTGATCATGAGGACACCAATCCACTGCCTCTCATTTTCCTCTGTTGCCCCTGCCTCTTTAGCCAGCTGTATCACTTGGTCAATGGTGTCCATTttctcattcttcttcttctctacagcTTGATTCCTCTCATGCCAAATCTCCTTCAGAGCTTCAGTCCTATTGTCCAGACTGACGGTCAAGTTCCTTATGCCTTCGTTCATCCTCACTGCTTGGCTCCTGCCCCTCTTGCTGGGACTAGCAGCAGTGCTGCGGGTGCTGAGGCTGCTGTAGCTTCTCTTGCTCCCAGTGCTCTGAGGGGTATGGACGTCTTCGTCATCGTCACTGCTCACATACAGTGGCGCATTCCTGCGGCTAGGAGCATAAGCGGTTTCCCCTGTCACTGCTACGCCAAGGAACATGCGCTCCAAAAGGTCCATGTAGTCAGGCAGTGTACCCTTAAGCTTGTTGTCCTGCAAAACAAGAATTACAAAAGAACTTGTTTAGAACACATGATTACAACACAGAATTAGGTAAGCAAAACATGATTACAAAACAGAATTATGTTGTACCTTGTCGTTGGTTTTCCACCATTCAGCTGAAGCACTGATGGAGCCATCTGCATTGCGCCCCAAGCCTGTCTCCTTGTGATAGAGCTTCCGTAGGTCATTCCATTCCTTCTTCAGCTGGCGGACCCTACTCCCAAAGATGATGTTGTCATGAACTAATTCTGTCGCTTTGAAGTAACCCTCTGTCAGATTTTTCCAACCCCATTTCGACATCTGACCCCTAGGGCAGTTCCCCTTGTCAATCTCGTCAACGTAGAGCTGACAGAAAGTCCGGGTGTTTTGAGGACTCCACTGGGCCCTGCTAAGGGTACTCTGAAATGATGCATAAAGAAAAAACAACACATGGCATAGGTAAACAATATGCCTAAACAACACATGGCATAAAGAAAAAACAACACTAGCACAAGCACTGCATAAATAGATCGCATAAACAGCATGCAcaagcacagcacagcacagcacatcAATCTACTTGTACTAGCACAAGCACTGCATAGCACCGCAATCTACCATGTGAGCAGCACCTAGCACAGCACAGCAATTCCATGGAGAAAGAAACTTTGTGTACCGGGACATtagtcggagggacgtcctcgtCGCCGGCGGCGGGCTGGACTAGGCTGCGACGCACACCGGGCCTCCTGGAACCGCCAGTCGAGCCGCCTGCCTCATCACCATGAGGCCCCAGGGGAGGCACGCGGCGGCGAGGAGGTCGGAGGCCGAGGGAACCCCTGCCGGCGCGGGATGGCACGCGCACGGGAGGGGGGCCGTCACCGATGCCGCTGCCGCCGTCTTCAGCCGGGGACTGGAGGATCTCCTGGTAACGACCCAAGCCCGGCCACGACTGGCTGGCGTTGAGGTCGAGCTCGCTGAACCCCAGGTGGCTAAGGGAGGGCGCGTTGCTGCCGAAGACGTCGCCGGAGTTGTTGCGGAAGCCGGTGTGGGCCCCGGATCCGGCGTACGGCGGCGCCTGGGACAGGAAGTCCATGGTTTCGGAGCCGTCTCCGTAGCCGGAAGCAGTGTCCAAGGAGACGTCGTTGAAGTCGCCGTCTTGATGCGAGCCGCCGTGGTACCCGTCCATCGCCGACGAGGAGGTCAAGGACACCAGATCTGGACGAAGGGAAGGTGGATCTGGACGTAGGAGGGCTAGATCTAGTGGAGGACTGAGCGGCGGCGCGGGAGACCGAGAGCGGCGGCGACGGAAatggagagcggcggcggcggaaatGGAGAGCGGCCTAGGGTTCGGGGGGAGAGGGAATGGATGCGGTGAGGGGCGTGGGGACGGGGTGGGCTGGATCAGGTGCTGGACTGAGCGGAGGCGGGGGAAatggagagcggcggcggcggaaatGGAGAGCGGCCTAGGGTTCGGGGGGAGAGGGAATGGATGCGGTGAGGGGCGCGGGGACGGGGTGGGCTGGATCAGGTGCTGGACTGAGCGGAGGCGGGGGAGaccgagagcggcggcggcggaaatGGAGATCGCTGGCGGGGCGAGAGCGGCCTAGGGTTTCCCGGGGGAGAGGGAGTGGAGATGGACGTGCGAACGGGGCCGTGGTCAGGGTAACACTGGGGATGCACGCAGCCCGAGGCAATGATTGGGCCGGGCCATATTTGCACCGTGCGGGCCGAAATTTTTTGCATCAGCCGTTTAGATTCCAAATTCCAAAAGTTAGTTTTTTTTGCAATTTGGGCTGCATCTAAACGAGCCCCTAGTTTGGTTGTGAAACGCAGGTCGCCATTTATTTGTGCCGCTGCGTTTGTAACCCCAACTAGTATTTTGTTGCCGTCACGGTGACACGACAATTTTACTTCTGGTTTGGTCAGGGACGCATCTCATTCAGCATGGCCTAATAACTCGACGAAGCCTGTTTCCACCCTTGACTTGATGAGGCTGATTTGGAGCCAACCGACGTGCTCATCAGCTGACCGCCGATGGGTTTGCCGAGGAAGCAGAACTGCAGAAGCATCGTTATCTGTTTCCACGGCTTTCCCCGCTACAGTACGCTGTATAACGACAGTAATTATTGTTGTCATTCACCGCGGCCAATTTGCGGCGACGAAATAATTTTCAAATCCATGGGTCATGGCAGCGTCGTGGAGACGGCAGGCAGGCGTACAGATCTTTGGGAAGAAAAAGGCAGATGCGATGGAGCGGCGGAGTCGTGGGCCTCAGGCGGGAGGCAGGTGTGGACGGGACGACTCCTCGAGCGGTGGGGTGGCTGGATCTTTCCGCACCGGCGACGATCTGTTCGTACGACGGAATCGCGGCTGCGTTGTGCTACTCGTGACCTTGAGAATAGCGTGTGCGTGTGGGCGGGGCCCCGCGCGACACGTGTGCGCGGCGGCAGGCCCCGTCGTTGCCGGCTGCCGGATCCCCTGTGCGCGCCCCGCTCTGGGCGGCCACCCGTGGTTGGGCGCTCGCGTCTCGAGCGGCGCGGGCGTGCCGGATCCGCGGCTGGGCCGCGGCCGTGTTCGGTGTTCCGTGTTCGGGGCAGCCGCGTCCGGATGCGGCGCGAGGACCGGGCGTGGTCTCGGCCGACAGCTGTGGGCCTGGCGCAGCGGGAGGGCCGGCATCAGGGGGCAGTGATTCGCGCGGCGGCAGCTTCTCCTCGTCGTGGGGCCCACCGCGCGCCGCGCCTCCGGAGGATTGCCGCCGCTTTCCGTCGTTTTACTAGTTGCTCGCCGCCTGCATGCTTTGGTTTTCTTGGTGCACTTAATAATTATGTATGCGGTGCATGACTGCGTACCATGGGCTACGGCTATGCGACTGGACTACGCCTTTGTTCATCGATCTGTTATTTCAACTAAATTTatacaaaaaatattaatatttttttattttaaaaatatattCCAGAAATAATCTAAACGTAAACTAGTAAATATTCCTTCTCATCTttataagcccttgtttagttctaggAATTTGAATTttagggctactgtagcacgttcgtttttatttggcaaatagtgttcaaacatggactaattaggctcaaaacgttcgtctcgcaagttcccaccaaactgtgcaattagtttttcttttcgtctacatttaatgctccatgcacgggccgcaaacattcgatgtgacagatactatagcaactttttggaagttggggtaGAACTAAACAAAGGCTAATTTAGAAATAATAGATTTGCAAAAGAACTCAAAATCACTAGCGCGGCTAGTAGTACTACTTCGACCTTTGAGGGTGCCTGTGCACTCTGTACCATTTTCTTTGCTGGACGGGCAGGGAACCCACGCCAGAGGGCAAGGTTGGAATCAATCAGCAACGGCGGGGCGGCCGGAGAAAAGCAGCGGCGCACGTAAGGCTATCTCAAAGACACCCCCTAAAATAATGGACTCATTCGTCGTTTGAGTAGTtcaatatttatttggtatcttctccaacaaccagaTCTAAAAGAGAATCTTTTTacaaataagtttttaaaaaaaataatattcatatttaAGTTGTGTCTCTCATGTAACTTAAAATAGGTGTCCCGTATAGGTTGTAGGAACGGTGCGGTGGGGAGTGTGGGGGCATTGACTGAGACGTGCGTGCACGGAGGGGGCACCGATCGGCGTTGATGGCAGGTCGGCACCATCGCATGCAAGTGCTCGTACTACTAGTACTGCTAGTTGGGCGGAGTAGCGGCGGATGGCGTGGCGGAGCAGCGCGGACACGGAAAAGGGCGCGCGCTCCGCTGCTCCCACGCTCCGTGTGGCGCCGTGTGCATCCAAGCAACGCCGCCAGGAAACGGAAACCGCACCAGAAGCTACGAGAAAGGCGAGCGCAGAGAAACCGCGGGCCGGGCCGGGGCACGCCAGGACAGGCGGTCACGGTGGGCGTGGGCGTGCGTCGTTGTAAGTGGGGACACTGGCGCGGGCGGCGTCCTCGCTGGTGAGTCCTCCCGCCGCTACGCCACGTTTGGCGCTGTGCGGCGCCATAAAGTAATGGCCGGCCAGCCATGCATGTACTGTACTCTGGATAACGCCTCCTTTTGCGTGGGGGCAGGCGGGCAGCGCCGACCGCCGAGGGCGCGCCGCGGATGCAGCTGCTGTGCTGCGCGCGGGGCGGAAACGTACGGGTTGGTAAATTGGTGGCGGGGTCCTTGAACCGCCGGTCTCACTGCGCGAGGATTTGTCAAGCCCTGGAGGAGCATACTCCTAGGCCCGAGGGGGGTGGGGCCGTAGGAGGTGAGAATTTAGTGGTGGCGCGTACGTACACGCATGATCAGGCAAGCAGCCGCTACCGACACGCTTTATGGGGGGCGGCATTCACGCTGGCACGCTGCGATCCTTTGTTGCCGGGCTCTCAAGACATTGCATTGTTGCGAGGGTACAGTACTCGGGTAGGTCACGAAAGGGATTGCTCGTAAATGTTTCGAATGGTGGTTCATCATGTGAAAATTGACTATGGTTCTCACTCCTACTGTATTAGGGGCAAACGATCAAAGGGAATCTAAAGAAATTTCAAGTGAATAGTTTTCTATGGAATATTTTCAAGGCCAGCTGTTCCGAACGGAGGACCAGTGATTTCCATTTATAGGGAAGATGAACTGTCCTACACATACGCAGGAAGGAAGAACATGGGCTCACCGCTCACAGCTAAAGAAAAAATGTCCCTGATTTCCGGGGCCTTTCCGCTGGCGATTCTGGAGACAATTTGGATCCTGTCTTCGATTAGGCCACCATGACGGTGAATCCTAGGTCTGCTCCGCCGGCGACCATCCGATCTCGACGTCCACGCCCCGCCCACCGACTCCCATTCGGCGGCCACCACCGCATATCGCCGATTAGCTGTTCCTGGCACCGGCGACCAAATATTTCTAAAATCCTAATTTCCTCACTTGGGTCTTTGCGCCGCTTAGGTCTAGTGTTTGTGATCGTTGTGTGTCTGCTTCTTGTTGATATTAGCGGATCACCCATTGTGCCCCTTCTTGCCAATTCACATCTATGGTGTCGGCTAGAGGTTGAAGGAGAAGGGACAGGAATGCCTCTGGTAGCTCTGAGGGCAACGCCAAGGCGAACATAACTGACCTCCTACTGAGACTTGATCTCATGGAGGATGAGGAAGCGGTACTGAACTTCAGTGACAATGAAGGGGATGCGGTGATCCCGCTAGGGGAGTGGGCGGTGGtaggaaaagtattgttgtcgaCAACCGTGAATGTGAATATAGTTCGTGCAGCCATGAAGCCTGCACGAGGAACCCTTGTGGTCTCAAGTTTTGAGCCATTGGAGAGAGAGAGGTGACAATCTATTTGTGGCCAAACTAGCAACTTCTCTTCAGGATCAGGTTGAGTATCATACCATAATAGCCTCCACAACTCAAGGTAACATCTCATCATCAAAGTACATAATAATTCAACGAAAAATATATATTATAATTCTTATTGAATTTAACAA includes:
- the LOC136459207 gene encoding ethylene-responsive transcription factor 8-like yields the protein MAPRVADKSPLPPATGLGLGVGGGVGGVGLRPHYRGVRKRPWGRYAAEIRDPAKKSRVWLGTYDTAEEAAKAYDAAAREFRGPKAKTNFPFASQCPAAAAGAGSPCSNCPVDSSGGGCGVQAPMQSMPLPPALDLDLFHRAAAVNAVSAGGMRFPFKGYPVARPTPHQYFFYEQAAAAAAGYRMLKVAPPPVTVAAVAQSDSDSSSVVDHTPSPPALTAKKEVGFELDLNWPPPAEN
- the LOC136461076 gene encoding uncharacterized protein produces the protein MFVSGVSAVGFEELLPCGAAQPAGPAVDEDDDDDDDAQWEEDFFSLFFDDIEEETAIVYGTSQYAIHMQKYYNRAYYRVPKMTGLDWVEHKLANETACYNMFRITPDMFYRLHKVLTDEYDLKDTKKSTSTEALGMFLWMVGAPQSYRQADDRFERSLGTVHNMFYRVLPCVVALGNDIIKPVDPKFSTMHPRVRNRRFYPEFKRCIGAIDGSHFPVLVPQDKFVQHLCRKGITTQNVLGGVGMFYLVDAGYPNRPGYLAPYKGTKYHIQDFQNAGEPRGKQEIFNYAHSSLRNVIERAFGVLKMKWRILLSIPAYPPQTQTQIIVACVALHNFIRLSRQFDVDFQHLDHHLNFVPAEAYLHQPETEPAPDSADREQMNAFRDSIANRLFNRY